The Sorghum bicolor cultivar BTx623 chromosome 6, Sorghum_bicolor_NCBIv3, whole genome shotgun sequence genome contains the following window.
CTGGAGACGTCAGCTTTAGATTTCTTCGGTTCCAACGGATGGCTCTCGCAAAGACATGTTGGTTTTGTTTAGAAAAAATAACTTTTTGTTCTAGTAGCCGTGTGTGTGGCTGTACGTGGGTACAGCAAACTTTGCCCCTTTGCTAAACGTTGTAATAATTGACCTGATTCTATCATTGGATAGATGAAGCCGGATCttatatcctttatctaaaaaatgtAAGGTGAGATCAAGGGTAGGAATTGGGTTAACATTTGGGAAGAAAAGAGAATGTGATTCTTGAGCTCACCCAAGGGTGAAGATGGGGGTGATGATCTCTATGTGCTTCTTGAGTTGGTGATGCTGGGTCCtccttgatcttcttccttttcttttcttttcttttctttctcctcTTTCATTTCCTTTCTCTCTTTAGTTCTTGCTTTCTTTTATTTTGGAGAGAGTGGGGGACGAGTGAATGATGTAGCGGGTGAGAGGGGAATGCTGATAAGTAGGGCCAAGTGGTCCGACAGAACACAGACTTTGGGATACTGAATTTGGAGAGAAGAGATTGGTAGCCTTTGACACACCTTACAAAGGGATCGCTTCTCCAAtgataaggtcttgtttagttcacctccaaAACCCAAAAACTGTTCACGATTCTCTATCATATTGAATTTTGTGGCACAAGCATGGAatgttaaatatagataaaaaaaatagtaattatatagtttttctgtaatttacgagacgaatcttttgaccttaattagtacatgattggacaataatagtcaaataaaaacgaaagtactacaatattcaaaaacttttcacctcctCATTTCGAGAATTTAGCAGGGTCAACCGTCCTATGGCTGACGGTGGAGTGCTGAGCGTCGGGTCCAATTCCACTTAGTACGGAGGGGTCAGGCTGTGTATTGGGATTGGCCTCTTCCGGTTACAGTTCAATACCAAAGAATTGGGTCTCCAAACGAAATCTCAATTCTACATCCATACAAACAGCAGCATTTGTAGCTCTGTCTGTGCTATATCCAGGATCACATTCGACGTTCCCAATCTGATCGACAAACACCACCGCAGAACATTTCGCAGCTAAAACTCATGTTTAGTTGTGCAACCTTGTTGTACTCTCATTCTTGGATTTGCTTTCGCTAATAATACAAGGTCGTCTAACTATGGCTAGTGGAATTGCAGTATGTGCAGCTCCCTAACAGAGCAGAGATAGAAACGCCCGGGCTGGCGCGCTGCAACCACATTGCATTCCATttccatatacatatataccatGACGAACAAGAAGCACGGCACACCAGGAGCAAGATCCCACAGTTCTGGGACAGAAGCGCACCTGCTCCCCTCACCCTGAGGCCTAAAATCACAGGTGGTCTCGTGGTCTACGGTTCGTCCATGGTGGACACGGGCAGGTCGCTAGCGGCGTGGGCGGGCGTCCTCCGGGACTCCATCTTGGCGGCCACCTCCGCCACCACCAGCCTCGACAGCAGCAGCCCCGCGACGAGCGCCGACGCCATCAGCATCGTGAACACGGCGCTCCAGCTCCTGGCGGAGATGTACCCCGTCAGCAGCGGGCCGACGGCGGCGCCGATCGACCCCGTGCCGTCGATGATCGCCGTCACGGTGGCCAGCGCGCGGGAGTTGCCGTTGAGGGAGCTGTGCGTGCCGAGGTCCGCCGACACGGCCGTCGTGATCAGCGCGTAGGGCCCGTTCACCAGCATCCCGGTGATGAACATGAGCGCGATGTTCCACGCCAGCGAGACGTTCCCGTAGATGCGGTAGAAGAAGAGCGCCGGTATCGCCGAGAAGGTGAAACTCGCTGCCGTCAGCGCCCGGGCGTCCAGGTGGTCGGAGATGTGGCCCGCGAGGATGCCGCCAACAACGCCACCCACGTCGAACAGAGTTGACAGTACCCCGGCTTCCGAGTCTGACAAGTATTGTCCACCGATAGCTGAAAACAGGAACAGAGTGCTGATGTCAGTGTAAATAGTTCTTAGCAATTCAATGTagtgataaaaaggtaaaacctTTTAACTTTTGTATGGTCCATGCATGTATGGCATGACACTGAATTATTTCAGAATTACTCAATACATTCTCATCTTTCATAGCCGAAAATACAACTAAGCGCATTGAAACACATAAGTCAAATTATTATCGCAGCAGCATATTGCCACAAACTTGCTAGTAGCATTCACATCATATGCcgctttctttcttggtttgttTAAATCAAAATACCTAAGCAGAGTGAGAAATCAGAAACATGCATGCCAACCAGTAAGACAAAGAGCACCATGGTTGCAGACTGcattttagagcaccatgcctACCACAAACTGGAATGCTATGATTTTTAGAAAAGTCAGCTCCAATTCTAGGGAGTGCTTGTCCACATATATAACGGGTCAGAAAGTTTGATTTGCACATCACAAAGGGCTTACAATTTCAATTGCTATTTTGCTTCGACACTATATATAATATCTCAAGCACTTATTCTAACTAGTGACGGGCATCATGTTATAAGGTTTGTAACTCTAAACACCAAAACATGCTTTCTGATTATCAGTGGGCAATAATGGTTCATTTcataaaagccaaaaaaaaagagCCTGTAGCAAGTGGCAAGTGCAAAAATAAAACTTGACAAACCTGTGTGGCTGATATAAAAGGGAAGCCAATACAGGAAGGTATAGGCCACAAGCTTGCAGAAGAAAAGGCAGAGGGCGAAAGGTGCTACACCAGGAATTCTCCACGCCTCAATAAATCCCACTGCCTTTTCTTTTACATCTGATGAGCGTCGTTCCAACAAGGGAGCGTCCATGTCACTCTTCTCAGAGTCCTTCAAATGGAGATCCTCCTGGATTCCAATCACATCAGGCCCAACAGGCAAGAAGAGGAACACCGTGAGCCCGACCAGTGCGATCATGATACCGGGCACCACAAAGGACCAGCTCCATCCATACTTCAGCATGGCAGCAGCAATCAGAGAGCCAGATATGTTTCCTACAGATGTGTGAGCATTCCATATCCCCATTATCAGTCCCCTCTTGCTCTTCCCAAACCAGTTACCAACTACTGCAACCACTGAAGGCCATCCAGATGACTGAAACAGGCCAGACACCATCTGCATGCCCAGAAAGTAGTAGAAGCTGTGTACATTGAACCAGTAGCCGGCTCCAAAGGCGGCGGTGAACAATCCAGTTCCTATCATTCCTATAGTCAGCAGGATCCTCAGATCCACCCTGTCGCCCAAATGGCCAGCAAAGAACATCCCAATTGCATATACACCAAGAAAAGCCAAGTCAATCTCCCCAAGCAATACAGTGCCATCTTCAGCGTTGAACGGAGCCCAACCGCCGGAGAGAGTCGCATTATTGTTCTCTGCACCTTTCAAATTTTGAAGGTAGAGATGACTGGGCCAATGCAACATACCTAGGTTTGTCTTAGGATCAAGAACACTCTTAACAATGCTTGTGGTTTTTCTAGTGGCATGGTAGCTGGCGTATGATAAGAACGTCAGAACTAGTACAAGAGCCTGACATGATCTGAAGGAGATGGGACTCCCCCGGGCACACTCAAAAAGTTGAATCCCCAAGGGCTTTCTGCTACGCATTTTGCTTTTCTGATGAATTGATATTTCCTGCAAAGATAGCTCAAGCCAGGAAGAAAGGCCGGCCGATGTTATGAAATTGCCTTAGCCGTGTCGCGGTGCTGCCTGAAAAGGTCAAATAGAGCCGATATCAGAACCATCCACAAGACCATATAGCTAACAATTTCGTTTTGTAATACTCTAAGTAATCCCGTGACAATAAGGACGATAAGCTGGATACATTTTCTCACCAAACAATAGCATAAATACTTCAATTTAGGTGCGTTGCTATGGCATCGATAATGAGTTCTAAACTATTATTGCAGAACAGTTGTAAATTATCAGTTTAGTTAATTCAACAGGCCTTGACATCAGCATAAGCATACGCATACACCTAAAATTAATCTCCAACAAAATAGACATACTCCCACCAGATAATAAGTATATAAAACAACCAAGAGTTTTGCGATATATATCTAAATACTTATACTTATCTGTAAATAACTTGGTAGTATTGAATTCCTTTTGATAGACAACAGAAACTTAATGTAAATAGCCAAATCGGGGAGAGGATGTCAAACAAGGGGGCAAAACTTATGTCAAACATCTACGGAGTACATGAACATCAAAGGCAACATAACTGCGATTTAATTTAATCCGGTTTGCTCCGTACAACCAATCGCCAAACAAAAGGGAAAGGACGAACATGCTCTTCTTCACAATGGATTAAACGAATAGCCAGTTGGCTGAACTCAATGGGCAGAAAAGGCAAGGAATACTCCTTCAGATATGCAACTCAAGGGAGGAAAAGAAAGCATCAAAGGCGAGAGGGAAGGTGTACGGACACCAAAGGATCGCTTCAGCAGGGAAGAAAGAAAAGATTAGGAAGAAAGAAAGGTTGGGATACAAAGGAAAACAAATCAGGTTGCTGCTGCCAAACTAGCGAGGGAAATTAAAGAAAGCCGGCGATCCGTTAGTTACTGGCGCTCATCTATCCGGACGGTACGTAACCGAGAGCATGCTCAGGTGTAATTAATGGAACGGAGGAAGAGCAAGCACACACGGGATTAGAAGATTGCAGTCGTCGTACCCACCTTGAAGCTATTAGGAGAAGTGGtgccagccgccgccgctgctgccctTGAAGTTTTTCTTCCAAGGGAACGGCAGAGCTGTTCCTGGCTGCGCGGAGGGAGCCGTGAGGGAGGCGGAGGGCAGGTTTCTGGGGGCGCCTCAGACGTGGCTTCCGAGGAGTTCCGGGTCTTATAGGGAAGAGAGATTAGAAATTCATTCACAAGTGCCTTTTTGCCTGGCCGTGGTGAGCCGGGGGGGTTTCA
Protein-coding sequences here:
- the LOC8083383 gene encoding putative glycerol-3-phosphate transporter 1 is translated as MRSRKPLGIQLFECARGSPISFRSCQALVLVLTFLSYASYHATRKTTSIVKSVLDPKTNLGMLHWPSHLYLQNLKGAENNNATLSGGWAPFNAEDGTVLLGEIDLAFLGVYAIGMFFAGHLGDRVDLRILLTIGMIGTGLFTAAFGAGYWFNVHSFYYFLGMQMVSGLFQSSGWPSVVAVVGNWFGKSKRGLIMGIWNAHTSVGNISGSLIAAAMLKYGWSWSFVVPGIMIALVGLTVFLFLPVGPDVIGIQEDLHLKDSEKSDMDAPLLERRSSDVKEKAVGFIEAWRIPGVAPFALCLFFCKLVAYTFLYWLPFYISHTAIGGQYLSDSEAGVLSTLFDVGGVVGGILAGHISDHLDARALTAASFTFSAIPALFFYRIYGNVSLAWNIALMFITGMLVNGPYALITTAVSADLGTHSSLNGNSRALATVTAIIDGTGSIGAAVGPLLTGYISARSWSAVFTMLMASALVAGLLLSRLVVAEVAAKMESRRTPAHAASDLPVSTMDEP